Proteins from a genomic interval of Colletotrichum higginsianum IMI 349063 chromosome 6, whole genome shotgun sequence:
- a CDS encoding Acetyltransferase, which translates to MSKPEFHVRPGTSADLPAVVDIYVAAFGDDWAVKKIHPRCREFPDDLRAWAHRYFYARYWGPEQQLFHVVVVPDPTASPSGERIAAFAWWRRPYPTPEEKSAAEGWLTLRGWLKPVLLAANSLSGYLWPSRSVDPAMADMFDDTHAATDPLKDDPAHPRRRNAWYLSTLGAHPEFQGKGYGSLLVREGLRQADAEDVPAWLIGLAGVEPFYERLGFAVKGRANVGRLAEWDGGAIMYRE; encoded by the coding sequence ATGTCTAAGCCGGAGTTCCACGTCCGTCCGGGCACCTCCGCTGACCtgcccgccgtcgtcgacatctacgtcgccgccttcggaGATGACTGGGCCGTCAAGAAGATACACCCCCGCTGCCGCGAGTTTCCCGACGACCTCCGCGCCTGGGCCCACCGCTACTTCTACGCCCGGTACTGGGGCCCCGAGCAGCAACTCTTCCACGTCGTGGTCGTCCCGGACCCGACCGCGTCGCCCTCGGGCGAGCGCATTGCCGCTTTCGCCTGGTGGCGCCGGCCGTACCCCACCCCCGAGGAGAagtcggcggccgagggctgGCTCACCCTCCGCGGATGGCTCAAGCCCGTCCTCCTGGCCGCCAACTCGCTCTCGGGCTACCTCTGGCCGTCGCGTTCCGTCGACCCGGCCATGGCCGACATGTTCGACGACACCCACGCCGCCACGGACCCGCTCAAGGACGACCCGGCGCACCCGCGGCGCAGGAACGCGTGGTACCTCTCCACGCTGGGCGCCCATCCCGAGTTCCAGGGCAAGGGGTACGGCTCGCTGCTCGTGCGGGAGGGCCTGCGGCAGGCCGACGCGGAGGACGTGCCGGCTTGGCTCATCGGCCTCGCGGGCGTCGAGCCCTTTTACGAGAGGCTTGGCTTCGCCGTCAAGGGACGGGCCAACGTCGGCAGGCTTGCCGAgtgggacggcggcgccatcatGTACAGGGAGTAG
- a CDS encoding Fungal specific transcription factor, whose amino-acid sequence MSRQIQRLDVTPPSEDSDAVNSGSRYAGRLSTSSSHLSPVDSPPRAHRACEKCTRTKKKCDKGLPACSRCTRLTTNCCYDFVVNPPSLTIVDQGAVATAYKHPSDARPTFEWLNQVDFTAGQIMQLLVSHGVDWKASVNTYFNTVNTWLVVIHPDAWRRRCAAADLDTNPNDSDLAMLILCIHLLTIWNCDEFSSTAMLDHPLYQTAKRIWTLRKAFSKAKIEHVQCGVLISLYEMGHGDITRCYQTFGEAASLGKVLNLKPGKYVKEEEDMPADPEDEQNRALWWVLVIMDKISHEQSSTLWNPLQMDMPSDDDLLPTEHYLWDSDRNGSFKLVKRYPVTIPASVRVGAFQRSCQAAILLGYAINWEAANAELDEPPSVWSFVQLESATRDLIEALITRSETWGENLNTYAQCARFVSIPACQRPVPQALTSPSIFCLLFYSFLYAANRPDTPAQDPETDVEMRKAVAGIKFTIGLVIDGSNGIFNAYSSRDDVLEHCAPVWPYAQYHTMQLLFHYEALLEDAESMMAEVRHRVDCTTKRWACSRGEEERGQDVQKVHNWKQDLRALPSSRMRRRHIRRRGSLFVTMQKRITLDSKSQQDRPLDPGVYDPVRLGLSAYQDGDVRL is encoded by the exons ATGTCGAGACAGATCCAGCGGCTCGAcgtgacgccgccgtccgagGACTCGGACGCGGTCAACTCGGGCTCGCGTTACGCAGGCcgcttgtcgacgtcgtccagccaTCTCTCTCCCGTCGATTCCCCGCCCCGCGCCCATCGCGCCTGCGAAAAATGCACCCGCACCAAGAAGAAGTGTGACAAAGGCCTGCCCGCTTGCTCGAGGTGCACCAG ACTCACCACCAACTGCTGCTACGACTTTGTCGTCAATCCGCCTTCGctcaccatcgtcgaccaAGGCGCCGTCGCCACTGCCTACAAGCATCCCAGCGACGCGCGGCCCACCTTTGAGTGGCTCAACCAGGTCGACTTCACCGCTGGCCAGATCATGCAGCTCCTCGTCAGCCATGGCGTTGACTGGAAGGCCTCCGTCAACACCTATTTCAACACCGTCAATACCTggctcgtcgtcatccaccCCGACGCCTGGCGCAGACgttgcgccgccgccgacctcgacaccAACCCCAACGACTCGGATCTGGCTATGCTTATCTTGTGCATCCACCTGTTGACCATCTGGAATTGTGACGAGTTTTCGTCCACCGCCATGCTGGACCACCCGCTCTATCAGACTGCCAAGCGCATCTGGACTTTGAGGAAAGCCTTTTccaaggccaagatcgagCACGTGCAGTGCGGCGTTCTGATATCTCTCTATGAGATGGGGCATGGCGACATCACCCGCTGTTATCAGACGTTTGGCGAGGCCGCCTCGCTCGGCAAGGTGCTGAATTTGAAACCCGGCAAGTACGtcaaggaagaagaggacaTGCCCGCCGACCCCGAAGACGAGCAAAATCGAGCGCTTTGGTGGGTGCTCGTCATCATGGACAA GATCTCCCACGAACAATCCTCGACACTGTGGAACCCGCTCCAGATGGACATGCcctccgacgacgacctgctcCCCACGGAGCACTATCTTTGGGACAGCGACAGAAACGGGTCTTTTAAGCTGGTCAAGCGGTACCCCGTCACCATCCCGGCCTCTGTCCGCGTCGGCGCTTTTCAGAGGTCTTGCCAGGCAGCCATTCTTCTCGGCTACGCCATCAATTGGGAGGCGGCCAACGCCGAGCTTGATGAACCCCCCAGCGTCTGGTCCTTTGTCCAGCTGGAGTCCGCCACTAGGGACCTCATCGAAGCATTGATTACCCGGTCAGAAACTTGGGGCGAGAACCTCAATACATATGCTCAGTGTGCAAGGTTCGTCAGCATCCCGGCTTGTCAGCGCCCCGTTCCTCAAGCGTTAACGTCTCCCAGTATCTTCTGTCTTCTCTTCTATTCCTTCCTCTATGCAGCCAATAGGCCCGACACTCCGGCCCAGGATCCCGAGACGGACGTGGAGATGAggaaggccgtcgccggcatcaagTTCACCATTGGCCTAGTGATAGATGGCTCAAATGGTATCTTCAACGCCTACTCCAGCCGTGACGACGTTTTGGAACACTGCGCGCCCGTCTGGCCATATGCGCAGTACCACACGATGCAGCTTCTCTTCCACTATGAAGCTCTGCTGGAAGACGCAGAGTCCATGATGGCAGAGGTCAGACACCGTGTTGATTGCACAACGAAGCGATGGGCTTGTTCTC gcggcgaggaggagcggggCCAGGATGTGCAAAAA GTGCACAATTGGAAGCAGGACTTGCGGGCACTGCCCAGTTCCCGAATGAGAAGACGACATATCAGGAGACGAGGATCACTCTTTGTCACGATGCAGAAAAGGATAACCCTCGACTCCAAATCGCAGCAGGACAGACCCCTTGACCCTGGCGTCTATGACCCAGTCCGACTTGGACTTTCTGCGTATCAGGACGGCGACGTGCGCTTGTAG